GGAATTGCCTTATAaccttttatttttggtgtaaccATGTCGTCCCCAAAGAGGTGGAGGCTATTACTCCCTTTTTAGATAGTCTAGGAGGGGTATAGATGCTAGATATTTTGGTTTTGCTTACTGTATACTCCTGAGTCCTGATGTAATTACTACTGAGATACACCACCGGTGTATTGTTGTCTATAAAATGTCTActctatcaacaacaacaacaaaaaaaaactcacCTGCCCAGTCCCCTAACGATTGATGAAAGAAGATCCAATATGTGTGAATGCAAGACTGGGAGTTCTGAACAAAAAAATTCTTGTTTCATTGTAGTCATGTAGGCGATGCCTGGTGATGAGGAACCATCAACCATCAGCACTCTTTTAGCAAAAGCTATTAAGGGAAGTACATGCATAGCAACCTAGTAagcaagagaaaaaaattaacataattCCTCAACTGCTTCTATAACTCACACCACACATACGGAAATAAATTAATCATGAACCCCCATTTGGATGTGACCACAGATTCTGACCTGAAATGGGTAAGAACTCGTAAGCAATTCACAACTACAAAATATCAGGGTAGAGATTCTGGAGATCTGCAAGTGCTCAGACCTCATTGTGTTGTCTACAGTTCCTCTATACAAAGATTGGCCCCCTAATGTAGGGGGTGGGTCTTTCCCAGGGGGAAGCAGCAATCTTATGGCCTCAGTTCTTATAGTTTctacaaatatatttataaagatGAATCTCAGTTGGAGCTCTTGCCATGATTAGTAAGGATAGTCGATCAATATCTTAAAATCACCTTGCTCTAGACCGTGGAAGGCATCATTCAGCTGAATATTGATTGACAGCATGATCTTCTGCATCATCAATAGCCAGCTATCCTCGTCCCCTCTTGATTTTGGTAGCAAAGCCAAACAATAACCAAGCTTCTGAAAACTAAAACCACATGAATTCCTCTACTTTTGGCTATCATATTCTAGCTAGAATTCAAATAAACATTCTGGGTTTTGTCTCACCTTCAACATACTAGGACTGCACTTGCCTGACATAAGCCTCAAGACAATAGCATCCTCAACCTGTCAAAATAACCACGTCAACTAATGCATCTATACTGAAATAGACATGATATAATGATTAGGACTCTCCGAAGAACACAATTAAGAAATAGAAGCAACAATCAAAAGCTTAAAATAATGGCAAATGAGTGTGAGCCAAGAACCAATTTCATCAATGGGGCGAAAAGAAATGAAACCAGTGTCACAGGAAACTGTTTCATTAAAGCCTTACTTAAATCCTTCAATATGCTCCCATCAGCATAAATCTAATTTCTCAGGTTTAGCAAAATGACTTCCTAAGCAAAGTGCTTAAGAAGCTAATCCTAATCTGCATATATCATGCTTCCTTTCTATCTTGTTCTCGATGAACAAACTAGACATTGATGCATCATGAACTTGGATCCTATTTAGCAAGCCTTAGAGTAGTTTGAATGTTACacaaagtaaaaaaagaaaatcatgacACCGACAAAGAACTTACACCATCATAATGCCGTTGAATGGAAGATGGGAAAATATCTAAAATGGTGCACAACAGAAAAATAGCTTCTTCCTGCACAGGTTGCAAGAGATGTCAAAACCCTGAAACAAAGGCAAGCAACCACTACACATGCAGTAAGCAAAACTAACATAATACTTTCAAGAAAGAACAGCTCAGCGAGTTTTACTAACCCATGAAGCATCAAATTTATCCTCGTTTAGCTGCTTCAATAATGGTTGAATTAGTTTTGTACTGAGTGCTATACCATCTTTCTTTGCATTTGGCAATCCACTCAACCTGATATTAAGGAAGGGAAAGGCACATATCCTTTTGATCAGAAAAATCTTCATAAGTCAAAAGGCCAGCCTAAACCCTTTTTACAGGGCTCTGCATAAATTTCCAGCAGAATTTACATTAAAGGGAAAAATGCCCCAAGAGAGAAACACTGAACTTGCtacaactttaaaattttagaaATCTTATCAAAGTTAGTGCAAAAACATTGAACAGTCTGTGTAAGTTCTGTTCCTTAGTGTGCACAAATGGAAGTAAAGACTTTCCACTTTACCCAGCGTGAACACTTACAAAATAAGGTAATCCTGAGGTAGGAACATCTAAAAGACCGGAAATATCTAAGTCTGCTCAGTCTTGCAGCATTCCTTACTTAGTTACACTAGCTTTCACTTTATTAGTTAGGATTAAACTGAGTAGTCTTTTTCCTTTCTAAAAGGGGCCAATTGACTGGTGCTCCTTCACTATATACCATCACCAAATCTTAATATTTCACTCGCTGACGAAGCTAATTTCAGGGTTACCCCACAGCCATATCTGTAGGAAGGTGCATAAACTACTAATTCCAAATAAATGCCATATCATACAGGAGAATGTTCATATGATGAGTATTTTACTTGCAAACACCATTAGGATCAGAAAGGAAATTTAATGCGCAAACCTAAATTAAACatttatttgaaagaaaatgaTGATTTCATAAGGCATCAGCGGTAAGCATAAGCAAGAAGTTCCCAttaacataatatatttttcctaTCAGAAAGAATTTCCCATTAACGTAACATCAAAAAGGTTTTTCCAAGTTAAGAGAAAGTAATAACTCTCTCCATCAACCCTAGACTCATTGAGTACAATAAACAACAATCGGAATCAAAAGTTACCAAACAAACCTTGTGAACAAATCTGACAGGGAGGCACAAGTAGCTACCTTCACAAAGTGAGAATCCGCAGGGGACTAATCCAAGTACCCACATAAACAAAAAAGAAGTGGACATCCATTAACTTCTCACATTGATTTAAAGCAAAACTTCCGCAAAGATATAAGAGGTTAGCTGTAGTCAATCTAATGTTTGTTACTCCTCACTGATTAATTAAGAGCACATATAGGATTGATCAAGGCACCAATTAATAAGACACTTATCAGGTTGAGTAAACCAAATGATTAGCACTTTTAATGGTTTGAAATCCCAGTTACTTTACTGTTTAGTTCAATGATATCTACATGGATCAGTCATTTTGATGCATAGTTTATAATGAAAACAACACAACTCATACATCTTCCCTGCTTTCCAGATCATAGTTCTAATTCTTGCAGATATGATAACATCCAAATGTACTTTTTACATGACCAAAACGAAAGAAggaatataaaatattatgtaGCCACAGCGGCAAATGTTTGCACTTCTACTGAAACAGGAATATGAATTCATTTTATATACGTCATCAACCAAAAGAAGATTAGGCAAAGAACTCTTATCAATAAAGGATAAACTTGATTACCTGAAGGTGAACTAAGAGTTTGTTAAGCCACGCAGCGTAGGAAGCTAAGAAACGTTCCCTACTGCACTCTTGACTTGTCACCCCGAGCAAACATATACCAGCCCAGCATTTAACTGGCACAAACAATCACAAAAAACTAACTCCTTAATCCTACATTGAAAACATGCAGGAAATCCAATGTAATGAAGTTCATAAACAGCAATATGCTTCAGGAACCATGTAAAAACCATAATAAGGTTTCATTATCCAATCAGTAAATTCAGCTACTGAAGGAACTGATCCAGTTGCAAAAGGTGAAATAATATATCATCGTTATTCAAAAAGGACAGCCCAATGCACTAAGCTCCCATATGCATGTCCAAGAAAGGGCCGGACCACAAGGGTCAATTATACACAACCTTTAATCTTGCATAAATGCAAGAAGCTATGTACACAGCTCGAACCCAaatggcaacaactttaccagttacgccaaggctccccttcatcATCAGTATTCAATTTTTGCAAATTATAAGCACAAGCATCGACACAGAGCTGTTGCTTTTGGTGACTTGCAGGTCATAGGTTCAAGGTGTAGAAATGTATGTTCAATAGGTTACAAGCAAACAAGAATGAGAAGCACAAAATGTAGATAGCTAGGCACAAATTCATTATACATTTTCTAAAAAGGCATATCACACACTCAAACATGCAAATAAGCACTCTCAAAGTGAGAGTGGCCAATTAGGCACCTCAACTTGGTCTCAAGTGGCAATTAAACACTCCACGAGACACTTGGCCAATTAGGCACCTCAACTTggtcttcacataaaatcttgatttgggggtcgaataacgatccgttttagctgaaatttgacatgtgagtttatttaaTCATAAGTAAACATAATCGAAAagaatttcagatttgacttcaatgactcggaaTGAccttttgatccaattttttatccgaaaataaatatagcaatatgggtgtcattagattcatattcttatgaagattatatatttgaacagattttgatcattcgaaagcgttacgaaaggctcaagttttaaggtgattattcaatttaattgaggtttaatcctagttttgaaattcagaaaatatgggagttgacatgttaagtggcatcaagattaggagcgtgtttatagatttgcttaaaattttgggtctaggctagacgtatggtaataagggtgtttttaattttgaaatcttattgtgattatttatttgactagattatgttgatttggaggcccaacgaaaagggaaggcttaAGTCCCGGaatgattgcttgattaattaaggcaagtgaatttctaaaccttattttaagcttgtagatgcttgtattttcgtgttatgtgtactggggagtaatgagaattggactgggttattgactgtatgattggccttaaaaatggagttgaggggtataaaatggtgatctaatgacatgtattggtgaaattgatatgttgtgattatggatttattttgtacatgtgaaatgactatgttgatatgagattaaaaaaattattgttgttgtcatgttattatcgtgaattatatgaacatgaattgattgcattggttctgacatattgtgttcagattgaaaatgatatgaaataaaagggatCGGGCTACATGCTCCGTGAcagatattatgaaacaaaagggtcgggtcacacgctccgtgacaggtattatgaaacaaaggggtcgggccacacgctccgtggcaggatatatatattgaggggacgggtcacacgctccgtggcaggttacatggacataAATGTCCCCATGGGTTTcgaactgtaattcagcggatgtgtaccgataggacagacatgcatcatctcattgcattgcatcgcattttattgatatttgtgaattcgtatttacccctttattgttatgctgaacttgacttgatatgattcattgatgagactattgatgagtattcgtggattgtattactattattattgtacaagtgtagagtttgACTAATTTTATGCAGATTGTAGTTAAgtaggttcggttgggaggacaagaGTAATTTTATGCAGATTGTAGTTAAgtaggttcggttgggaggacaagagtacttgtatctattgagctttgcttaattttagttgtccacttgttgagtaccgtgttatttggtactcaccccttacAGAAACATTTGTGTAGGTTGTAAATCCGgactgcttgatctcctagtgtttcctaCCAATTCCAAAGccatcatctcgagtgttgaggtagctgttacatctatctagcggACATATCTTActcttgtattttctttcataattcgataatgtattagtggcttgtacatatgacaaccaatcttggagAAATTTGAGTTTGGTTTAtgtgtttttgattaagttaaatttttatttatttcgttttcttccgcatctactttccaTTGGGTATTAGACCGTGGGTTGAGATGACTGCAATCACACCCGAATTTGAGTCGTGACATGTGCATATTCAAaggagtattttttttatatatagtataaataaaatagtttttaaGATTATTCACCGTGTCACTAGAGGCAAGAGCGACTATTCGATTGATCCAGGAATCAACGGCTGCTGTCCAATTTTCAATCAACTTTTCATCAGATTCAGGTGGAGCTGATTCGGACAATAACTGATGAGTCTTAATGGCAGAAACAACATATGAGAGAACCGATGGGTTCCGAAACTGATGCTACGGTCAGGAACATACTCCTTCAGCAGAGAGAGAAGTAACCGAGGCTTCAAACCGACGTCATACATGTTCTCAATTGTATCAGAGGCCGCCAttgaagagaaaaagagaggagCAAACTTTGCAGGTATAGTTTAGGGTTTAAGGATAAACCCTGAAATTTTACTAAGGACAAAAGGAAATGTTCCATTTTTATGAAATCGGGTCGGACCTTACTATTTTCGCCAATTGTCATTTTTGGACATTTGTTTAGagaaaatgaccattttttataatttttgttacttgtgaattttttaaaacaatttaaaGATTTTTATCGAGCAAATTGAAAATCTatgagaaaatattaaattatgatttaaaatttataagttattccaatgttaaatgatgttttaatattttgttcAAATCTTCATACAAATAGTCAGAcagatttattatttatttttctaatcgATATGTAGATTATATATGagttatacatatattatatgttcGCTGGCTATTTTTGTACATAAGATTGAGAAACATATAAAAGAATATTAGAGTAGAATCTAATGTTATATAAAGGCCAATTCtattttaagttttaatttttgaCTAAATACTTCGACACTCAATAGACTCTTAAACTTGGCATATTGgtaaaaactctttcaacttagTTAGCATCCAAATAAACACAGCAACTGGGTTGAAGAGTGGCTCTTAAACCTGTTTCCTAAAATCTTAACACAAGCGATCGCAAGTTTTTACAAAAGAAAATTTCGTTACTTGTGTTAGGATTCTCGCTTATGATATCTCTAAGTCTATCACCAAAAACCTTCCCCGATTGACAAAATATCAAGCTTAGCAAACATAATAAAGAAATTCTGTATCAATGAACTTTTATCTTTGTAATCAACTAGAATAGAACTTATTCAACAAGGAGGAATTTTCCTTAACCCCCACTGATAAAGTTGATTGTTGTTGATTTTCTAACGACTCATTGAATGACCATAGACAAAAGTACAAGATTACAGGTTCTTTACAAGATTAATCAttcaaaattttccaaaaacatttgaaaacaaGAGAGGCAGAAAAAAATGcacttttttctaaaaataatctGCGAGTCGTGCAAGGATCACAGATGGTATAATTTAAAATGCCTAACAATGTCAATGTTCTATGACAAGTTATGGTATCAATATCATCAGACCATTTTTGTGACTGTAGGTAATGTCTTAAGAAGTAATGGGGAAGGTCGCCGCACAGTGTGATTGAGCAAAATCATGAATGTTAAAAGAGTCAATGCTCCAGCCTGATGAGCAGTTCCTAGAGAAACTGGGACATAGGAAAGAAGGGTAGATATGCCCAATGTGACCTGCATTTGAAATCAAAATGATTCAACCATCAAAGTGACTAAAAAAAAGTCATTCGCGGAGGATTTTTGATGATGCATGAAGAGTAGTACCTGCAGAGCAGCCATGCCCATGGTGCTTCCAATTAAATGTTGTACAGCAGGATGCATATCCAGCTTTCTGGCTGACAACCATAATCCGCCAATTGCAGCTAAAGTAGCAGTGGCAAGTATACGATGATCAAGCTGCAAGAGATGACTGAAATTCATCATAAAGAACGTGTCTCGGTATCTAGAAACAAATGCTTAAACTGTCATTCTAATCATAGTTTTCGGCCAGTTGCCATATTGTCCTATCACATGATTCACGGTTGTGGCAATGAGACATAACAAGTCTTAGCTCGAGTCCAACAATGTAACTTTCTCAAAGTAGCTTTATCCGGAGAAAACCCACGGCTACTAAAATAAATCAAAGTTAACAATAATCTACTTTATGAATAGTGTTTGAATTAGGACATATGCAAAATTTAACTAGTAAAATTTAAAACCCCACCAAAGACCTTCTGCGAAAAAATGAATCAGTTAAATAATTCCATTAAAAGAGAAATACAGTCACCTTGACACAGTTTGTTCAAATAAAAGCGACTTTATCCTTTTGATTATCGAATGAATATACTTCGTTTAACTTGTTTTATTGAGCTCCAGTATCTTCACAAATCATGATTAGCAGGAGGAATAAAAGAAGTTAAGCTtgtataaaatatatcaaaattttctcTATCAGCAGCATCAtgcacaatttttttattaggGAAATCACAACAATGACCTCCTTCCAACTCTTTTCTGCCACCACTTCTTCATGGCGCTAAATATGGAGTTAGATATCATTTATTGGACTAAAATATCTTATCTATCAAAATTGGACAACCCAGAAAGTTCAAAAACAAAAGTTAACCTGAACATGATGTATTCTCAAAGAAATTGGATAGGAATTTTCATATAGACTGTGTTTGTAATAGAAGATTAATCACAATTCACATGCAAACACTAACAAGGAAAATTAAAGCACCTTGAGTGCTGCCTTTTCACACTAAATTGAATCCGCCAGAGTAATTCCATTTAAAGAAACATACAGCCGTAACACACTTTCttctgataaaaataaacttaatATCTTTTAATTAGCCTGAGCCGAGGGTCCTTCGGGAACAGTCTCTTTACCTCcatgaggtaggggtaaggtttgcaTTACACTCTCTACCCTcataccccacttgtgggatttcattgggtatgttgttgttgtacgaAAAAAATGAGTCAAGCTTGAATAAGAGGATCTCAGCAATTCTCTTAGTCAACAGCAAcgttcttttttaaaaaaaaaaataactctaTCAACAGCAACATACACAATTACCTACATAACCACACTCTCTTTTACCAATTCTTCTTCATGAGGCTAAATATGGAGTAAAATTTCATGCCACAATATCTGATCTTTCAAAAGTAGACAAACCGGAAAGTCCAGAAACAAAAGTTTACCTGAACAGTTGAAGTATTCTCAAAGAAGTTGCGGATAAGAGGTTTCATACTAAAGATATCATCTGGAATCCATGTATCTCCCATCTTTGGAAAAGTATTGAATGCCCGTCCCTGAAGTAAATTCATTCAGCCAATATTCAGATCATTGCTTCCCTTTAACCAAACTTATTAAGAGAATAATGTAAACAGTGCATACATGAAAGAATAAGAAAGCTTGTTTTTTCTTTGTTGTCTCTCAAATCCCATAACAAACCATCAAATACTTAACCTGTGCAAGCATAAAACTATGACATGGAGAATATTAGTTACATACAGCGTCATTTCCTGCAACAAAAGCTCCAGAGATAGCAGTAATTCCAACAAGGATACCCACAGGAAGTGCAAGCCGCTTAACTTTTGCAGCCCCACGAACACAGGCAAGTGATTCGGCAGGAGGTTCAGGCATAACAACAGAAAGAGCCGTCCAGAAGAGTCCGCAATAAATAGCAAATGCGGAGGTAAGATGAGCTGCAAGGCGGTAGGGGCTTACTCTTGGTTCAACGTACTCAGATGCTGGCTCCTGAgggaaaaaatgatttaaacaAACTTAAAGAATGATGTGTCTTAACTCTTATATGAGTTTAACAGCCACTTAATTAAATGAATTGCTTGGTACCTCTAAGCCACTTTTCACCATCCACCAACCTATGAGCCCCTGTCCAGCACCAAGAGC
This Solanum dulcamara chromosome 1, daSolDulc1.2, whole genome shotgun sequence DNA region includes the following protein-coding sequences:
- the LOC129900031 gene encoding cytochrome c oxidase assembly protein COX15-like isoform X1 translates to MLESRLISLLRRNKDLGVKISSNLGRWGFTATKISNEASFSTLNQYRLLSFLPKLTPSSINFSRRTFVNYGLRSFHHLNHKGVHRTSFRKISTVAASAAENKEGLKFLVTAGPHAQKMVGIWLFASAAWVFSMVVLGGVTRLTRSGLSMTDWKFTGGLPPLTDEDWLVEFEKYQQSPEYKRVNKGMNIEDFKFIYWMEYAHRMWGRALGIMFALPFSYFLRKGYITVRLGFRLSGLFALGAGQGLIGWWMVKSGLEEPASEYVEPRVSPYRLAAHLTSAFAIYCGLFWTALSVVMPEPPAESLACVRGAAKVKRLALPVGILVGITAISGAFVAGNDAGRAFNTFPKMGDTWIPDDIFSMKPLIRNFFENTSTVQLDHRILATATLAAIGGLWLSARKLDMHPAVQHLIGSTMGMAALQVTLGISTLLSYVPVSLGTAHQAGALTLLTFMILLNHTVRRPSPLLLKTLPTVTKMV